ACCAGGTCTGACAGCGACTAAACGGGCGTAGCGGCATATATCTCTTACCTCCACTAACATTGCTCCTATTCTACCGCTTCCTCAACCTATCGTGAATCCCCTGGACGGTATTTTTGAGACAGACTCTTCAGGTCTATCCGCCCTGGGTCTCTTTATCTTCATGCCTCACTCATTGTCTCCTTGGATCGAGCTGAAGCTTGATCCTTACACCTGGCTCCCTTTCAAGCCCGTTGCTCACTGCTTTCATCGGCGGGATTTAGTGGGGGTCGAGTTTGTGATAGAATCGAGATAGCTGGAGATAAATAATTGTGAGGGAGAGCCTGGCTTGGGCAAGGGACTTCAGCCTGATGCCACGGCTATTGGGGAATATTCCTGCTGGCAGCACGAGCGCCCCTCATCAAGCAAAAGGGGTGAATCATAATTGGGCGCTATTGATGACTTTGCTACCCTGGTCGAGAATACAGAAGTCATAAAGCAGGTAGTCAAAAGCTTGAAAGAAGATCCTGCACACCTTCTGGGCGATATTTGCCTGGAATATCAGAGGACCGCTCAGCCAGTACCGGACCACAGGCTGCACCTCATCGGCTATTTGGGCGAGGCGGCGCTCAAGGCACTGCTTTCCGCACGGTTGATACAACGACAACCGGGGAAACTGTCCCTGTACTGCTATGAGCCCACTCCTGAAGGGCTAGAGCAGTACGAAAAGCTCAAGGCTGATGGCTTCTACAAGAAGTGGCCGGCTGTCAGGCCTTGATAGAGGATAAGAGCGAAGGGATAACGTGTCAGAAGAACTGGGAAGAATAGAGAAGCCACTGGTTGAAGACTATAAGCCAGGGAGGAAGCTGTTCTTCGTGCCCCTGGTCTTCCTTCCCAGAGAACCGCAGGTCGATCTATTGGAAAAAGTCAACAGGTACTGGGATCAAGTCGAGGCTCATGTGACTAACCTGGAAATGAAACTCGGTAGTGTGACCAGAGTGTATCATGAATTAGTACCTGTCGGCGGCGAAGATGGGGCCAGAGCTATTGAGGAGTTGAACAAGGGCAGCTATCAATTGGCCAAGGCTAGGTTGGAGAAAGGCGCCAAGCTTGAGTTAATCGAGGATGGCGAACTGCTAACCGAGTTTATGGACTGGAGCAAATGTTTAGCCGTCGGCCTGCAAAGCCAAAAATCAATCAACACCATTTATGGGTTCTACTTGGAAGCGCAGAAGAAGAGAAACGAATACATAGCGAAGCAGATAGACGAAACGCTGGGAGGCAGTGAGACTGGCGTCTTGTTGATGTGGGAAGGCCACCAGGTTGTATTTCCGCCGGACATACAGGTGTTCTATGTTGCCCCACCCGTCCTGGACGAAATCAAGCGCTGGGTCAGGAACCGCGAAAGCGAGCCTCAAAGTCAGAGCAGCCATGACCAGAAGGATTCGGGTTAGTAAAGAAGGCAAATCGGCAGTAGCAGGAGTGGCAAAATGGCAGACTGGGAATCGAATCTTCCACCAATAATGAGAGAGAAGCTGGCCAGAATTGGCGAGGTCACTCCGGAAGAAAAGGAAAGGATGAAAGACCTGGATCGAATGACTTCTCTCCTATCACAATTCTACAAGGGCGAGCTCAGTGCGGAGGGTTTGTGGAAAGAATTGAAAGACTACCAAGATAGAGGCAAAGGTTATCTACTCAAAGAAGCCCAGGTGAAGCTGATGGACTCCCTTAGCCTGGGAAGCGCTGAAGCGGAATTCCAGAAGCGGAGAGACGGGCTTCTGGCTATAGAGTCGCTTAAGGAACACCGGAATACTGCCATGCTGGAGCAAAGTCTGAACTCTATTAAGAGTCTGCAAACAAAATACAGAGACGAGATGGAAAAGGCCTACAATAGCCTGAAGTCACAGGTAGAGAGAAATCCACAACTAAGAATGCATCAGGTGAAGCAGGGTCAGGCGACGGTAGTGGTGCAATTGACTGTGGACGAGGCGGTTAAGATTAGCCCGGAATGGAAGAGATTCGTGGCCAGTCATGAGAATCGATATAACCAAGAGTTTGCCCGGGCCATTGAAAGGTTAAGACGAGAGGCCAAGTAGTGGGAATCAGGCTTTACAAAGAACCAAAGCTGGACAAGCCGGTTTTGATCGCAAGCTGGCCCGGAATCGGCAACATTGGCATCATAGCGGTTGATACCTTGCGGGGAATGGTAGCGGCGGAGGAACTGGGGGAGATAGAGGGCTGGGACTTTTTCTACCCCAGTAAAGTGCTGATCAGAGACGGGGAACTGAAGGGCCTGGAGTTTCCCAGCAGCAAATTCTATTTCAAGAGAACCGAGAGAAGAGACTTGCTGTTTTTTGTAGGAGAAGAACAGCCGACCGAAGGGGGCAGAGCTTATGCCGAAGGACCGAAGGCTTACCAGATGGCCAACCTTGTTTTGGATGTGGCCCTCAAGTTTGGATGCCGAAGGGTCTATACTTCGGGAGCGGCTGTGGCACCAATCCATCACACCTCCAGGCCAAAGGTCTGGGCAGTGCCAAACAGTGAAAAGCTGATCGCCGAAGTGAGAAGCTACGAAAACACAATACTGATGTCAGACATTGAGGGGAGAGGTGGACAGGGAAGTATCACTGGTTTGAACGGGCTGTTGTTAGGCGTGGCCAAGAAAAAGGGGCTAGAGGGCATCTGCCTCATGGGTGAAGTACCAGTCTATCTTCAAGGACTCCCCCTTCCCTATCCAAAGGCATCGAAGTCGGTGCTGGAGGTGCTAAGCGCTGTTCTGGAGCTTAGCATCCCGATGGAAGGAATCGCTGCGTTTGCTGAACACAGCGAAGAAGAGATTGAGGCGCTGTATAAGGGATTTCCGGAACAGATAAGGGAGCAACTCGACAAACTGAAGTACGTGCCCTATGCCAAGCCGACTGAGCCAGGGCCGATAACCGAGGAAGACAAGAAAAAAATCCTGGATGATATCGACAAGTTCTTCAAGAAAGAATCCAGGGAAGACTAAGATTGCTTGAAATTGTGGTTGGGAGCTCCCCATGCTGAGGCGGTAGAGAAATCCCGCAAATCCATACGGAGGGGACAAGAAAGGTCTACGGCCAAAACCTGGTACCCTCCTCACAAGAGCGAAGTCCTCCCTCACAGGTTGCGCCCTATCGAGCCTTCAAGATAGCGGCCCTTTGGGGGATTACCGCTTCTCCTTCAAGGACTCCAGAATGGCCTCAGCCTCAGCCATGGTCCGCTCCACCACCTCCCTGGCGCTAAGTATGTCCTCTATTCTGCCGCAGACCTGACCGGCAGGTATCGCTCCAAATTCGGCGTCACCGTAAACAAAGGCCTGCTCTACCCTCTTAGCGCCCGCCGCCAGTTGGCCCAACTCTGAGAAGGAGGCCTCGTAAGCCTTCCTCATCCTGAAGCCGCCGATAATGAACTGCCACCAGGAAACCCCTAACATCTTTCTGGTCTCCAAGGTACTGGATATCTTTTCTCGCCAGGAAAGCTTCTGCCCTCCCTCCAGCATATCGGTCAGCTTATTGCGCAACACCCTCAGGCCCGTGCCGGTGATGGCGGCCGTAACCACGGTATCAGTCTCAGTGGCCTCAACGTAACGCTGTTTGACGTTCGGCGGCATGTCACTCTCATGGGTGACGGCAAACCTGGTACCCATGGCAATGCCCTCCGCCCCCAGGGCCAGGGCCGCCACCAGCCCCCGCCCATCGCAAAACCCTCCAGCAGCCACCACGGGAATCTTGACCTTGCTGGCGATCAGGGGCACCAGAACGATCGTGCTGACAGGGCTGACGTGACCCCCAGCCTCCGTCCCCGACACGATGACAGCCTCAGCGCCATC
The sequence above is a segment of the Chloroflexota bacterium genome. Coding sequences within it:
- a CDS encoding nitronate monooxygenase yields the protein MRTRITELMGIRHPIIQAPASPSAGPRLVATVSNAGGLGILASGRFIPEELRADIKAVREQTDRPFGVNLTAGTPGYERLAEVMIEEKVPVICHGRGNPKWLIETAKGQGITILALVGALKHAVRAEQDGAEAVIVSGTEAGGHVSPVSTIVLVPLIASKVKIPVVAAGGFCDGRGLVAALALGAEGIAMGTRFAVTHESDMPPNVKQRYVEATETDTVVTAAITGTGLRVLRNKLTDMLEGGQKLSWREKISSTLETRKMLGVSWWQFIIGGFRMRKAYEASFSELGQLAAGAKRVEQAFVYGDAEFGAIPAGQVCGRIEDILSAREVVERTMAEAEAILESLKEKR